DNA from Tripterygium wilfordii isolate XIE 37 chromosome 4, ASM1340144v1, whole genome shotgun sequence:
ACAGCCTTTTCTCAATGTCAGTCTTGGTAAGCAGTTTTGAGAGTATGATTGCCATTATTACTACACAAggatttatgagatgtttttggATAATATATATGAAGAGGCTCTGAGTGTCTACGAATCAAACGGAGAAAGTGTATTCTGAGTGGGGCCCACTGGAACGGACCCCACTGTTTATCAGAAAGCATACTGTCGGCCGCAACTGAGTCTGGCTGGCTGCTGCTGtgtgtgtaatatatatatatatagtgggcCCATCCATTATTTTGCATACGTGTCGTCCGCAGTCCGCACCTGAGCCTGGCTGTAAAAGGTAAGCCCGTAAAATACGTCAATGCTTGAGCTTTAACACGTTATTGAAGAGTACTGAAATTCAACATGCGCTACGTCACCGGTTGAAATTGATGAGTTTGCTTCACTTGGAGCATATGAAAACTTGATACTACCAGTCTATGAAAAAGCATATTTAAAATTTCTAGCAAACTAAGACCGTCGGATGTTGGATTTGTGCGGCCGACATGGTCAAGAACGTTAGATTTGTGAATGAGGGCCTGCAGTGATAAAAGGCCCACAAATTGTCATCGCAATCATTTACATTAAAAAGGACAAAATAAAGATCAACCTCTTTATCCAAAAGTTTTGTTTTGAGAAGGGTATTgttaaaaatcttatttcataaaattcatatagtttgaattaatattttaaaaatgataaaaaaaataaaatatatgattttattgtctaaaatactctcatcttcatcctcaaacatgacacatatCTTCTGTacatgattcatctctgacctccGTCGGAAGCTTCGCTTTGCCATTGGAAGCTTCGTCTATATCCCTCATGGCTTATTCGAGAATTCTATGATATTTTTTTAGCGATTTTTCATTCCCTTTTTTATTGTATTCAAATTAGATTTACTCATACTCATCACGGGACCTATGaatcttgttgttttcatttgatctatcatcacatcattattttcaacaTTTTCTGTAGTGGTTTTCGTGGTTTTTTGTTCTGATTTGGGATCTATAgactgcaggtgatatgttttttgtttcgattaatttgatatctttcataatgttatatgtcttgtcaaaatgttatctatttgaagttccaaaacagataatatatCAGAAcggatataatatctgcagattcatatatgatttcagaagaaaaaaagaattcgaaaaagcaataaaaccttaaaggtgatgcgccttggtccgtggagttgattggaggtgttgattGTCATCGGCGTTGGTCATATTGGctggatctagctctttttcaaatagTGACTGTGATTTCAAGAAGTTTTTCTGgcgactcaagtgataatcgactgTGGGTGATGGCTGGGCTTTGATCGGattgacctagagcttcatttctgTAGTTCGTTCGTCGAAAATGATGGTCGGACGACAAACTTTCGATATGATGGCGCaaggaagaaggaggaggaagaagaataaataaataagaataaGGAGGGAGGATATTTTTGTAAGTTGAtaggttttttactttttttcctaagttctttttttttagattatctTTGTTGAAATACAACTATTAATTTTTAACCTCATGATAAAAACTCCTTAAAAAACACATGGATTTGAAAAACTCCAGCTCACTCACATCaccaatattgtccactttaggTTTATCAATTCTCATGAATACATTAGGTGCCCGACTTTGTTCTTTCTGGTTTTAGTACTTaaaaatattgtccactttaggTTTATCAATTCTCATGAATACATTAGGTGCCCGACTTTGTTCTTTCTGGTTTTAGTACTTAAATTAAGGAAAAACTTTAACAGAGAGGAAGTGAGACTTTCAGAGTTCATTATTTTTAATTCAGAAATCATTGATTTTGAAGGAATAATccataattcattatttttagtAATCAAATTATAGTTCGTGAAGCATAAGTTACGGCTTATTAAAGTAATTAAAAGTGATGCAAGGGTTGACGTCACGCTTAACCTGGCCGCAGTGGGAACCATGTGCGCAATTGCCTAGGGCCACGGACTATAATTTCATGCTTTTTGACTTCGACTATCGTGCAACGCAAAAGTCGAAAATCTCGTACATgcatttttcttccatttttttttccaaatacatCGAGACTTTTGAGAAATTTATTTTCCATTGAAACCGAACCTTAAACAAACATATACATAATTCAATTGATTATCAATCGAATCAGTTCTCGTTGATCTTCATCCTTCCTCTTAATGGACAATGACCACGCCAAGAATTATCACATAAAAACAAGGGGTGATTCATACAACATATCTACTATATCTtatctcttcatttttttttttcatgaataaaCCAAGAATAGAACAGTTTTTAAGCAACCAAAACCATACCTCCTTGAAATCTGACAAAAACATGACCTTAATGTACTTTGTGTGCAAAAGTCTTTGAGGGGATGTTACCGTATATGTAAATTAGGGCTTCATATTAGGATTGATATGTTTGTATATAAACCAATATAATCTGATGTATGCTGTTGTCAAGAAATAAACGAAATATTTTGCTCTCCCATGCATCTTACGAGAGTATGATGAACCTTACTCACTAAAACAGTCTAAGCACTCTCCATCCTCTCTTGTCAAAAGTACTTTCAACCAAGCTCTCTGCATTTTACCTACCATCTTGCATCTTATATATTTACCTTGTCAGATCTACTTTCGAATTATAATTTGATCGTCGGAGTTTCTTTGACAAGCACTCCGTCAGTGTCCAAGGTTTTTTTATCTTcaatctttctttgtttctcagAACTGTAAGTGCCCCACAATAAATTTTATTGTCTACTCAACGATTATAGATTCGAACATCATTGTACTGTCTACTCAACGATTGTAAATTCGAACATATACAATGATAAGGACATGAATAAATAATAAACGGTCTCTTAAAAAGGAAATTACAGAGGAGGAGAGAAGTAGCAAGCATGTGGGAGAAGGAACAAAACGACAACATTTTGGTtgatgtttttattattattataaattattttctatttatgttaatttattacaatttgttaTAACTTAAATGTATAATACCTCTACACATAATttaaacaataattttaacaccatatatgctaccagcAAAAGCAGTACCTACCAGCTACCAGCATTTCAAGCAAACTAAGACCGTTGGATGTTGGATTTGTACGGCCGACATGGTCAAGACCGTTGCATTTGTGAGAGTGACGGCTATTTAACTCTAGTTTTGGGGCTTTAATTAGTAGCTTTTGACGCCTTAATCCAGCCCACGGTCACTGCATCTGAAAGGAGTTGGACAATGAGATTAGAAGTGTCATGGACTCATGTGGGCCAGCCCGTGATCCACCTATAGGGCCGGGACTAACACTGCCCATTGACTTTGGTCAAAGGGTAATGCCGGGCCGAAGGCTCCGGCCCATTTAACaccttcaaattgaacaaaagtcTTTTATGGTGATCACAAAGAACCTCCTATGGTGATCAAAGTCCCTTAATTAGTGTGGCTGGCTTAGCTAATAAAGTTCAAGTAGATTGTCCCTCtcccttttttgttttattatgtgTGCTAATTAATATTCTTTCTTGCCTTAATTTCCATGAAGGCAGAGAATCAACTTCAAGGGGTGAGATCATAGGTGATCTTTAGTCAAACTAGtccacaaaattttcaaattttggttAGATATAATAGATGTCTACTTCACCTTACTCTCTAAAATAATCTTAACCGGCCTCTATAACGTGTTTTCATAATTGTATTACTATAAATATGGTTCCATTGAATAAActaaattttttatcaatatttataagCAACATAACTGGAACACCAATCTTCAATTTAATTCATGGTTTGGAAGAGAATAAgatataataaaatttaataattatgAAGAATTTATCTTTACGAATACGATGTCTTGTCTTGTCTATTGTACCAATTGTACCTTGTCTTGTCTATTGTATCAATTGTACCCTTTGGTACAATAGACAAAATCTATCTGGAGTTACCCACTAAAAGCACAACTTTACCTAGCTCCAAAAGGTTGTTGAAAATTTTTACGATTTGTAAACCTAAGAACATCCCTCGAAGTCTTGTCCAAAACTTCAAATGGATATTTGTTAGTTATAGGGATTTTATCCCATATTATGAGCTTGGATTTACTAATTAATTGAACCAATTGACTTTCTTGTCTAATATTATAAAATGAGTGTTCGTTAATATTCAAAGGAATTCCAAATCTGAAATAATCAGCACCGCAAGGTCAACTACAATAAGCCTTTTCTTCAATGTTTTTAGGATTAGAACAAAAGTTTATGAAGCAAGATGGAGACTCCAGTTAGAAAATTATCATATAACCAATAAACTACGACATGAACAACATTATCCACTGCAACTCtatgataaaaaagaaagagaagaaaacagtgaaaaagaagaagcaagcaCCATGTTCTTGGAATTTAAGCTTGTCAACACCGAAGAACATACACATGAACAAACACCACAACGAAGAGTTTTCCCGTCAAAAAGTTCATGACCCGAttcaccttttctttttgtctttctgAATTGACCATACAAAACCCATGGCTGACACTACTAATTCAATAGCCATATATATTAGAAAAATATCAGACATATATGGAAAATTGGAAGAACCGATCAAATAATTAGGATATCAAATACTTTACAGAAtgaacattcaaaagcatttaGCAAGATAATCAAGTAAAATTTAGCATACCATTCAAACATGCTCTGTAGTGTGCACCAAATTAAGTTCCATTTGGGATGGGGGAGCTGGAATTGGAATTGTGAAATTAGGTGGAATTTTTTAAATCATGACCATTCATCAGATATAATGGCTAAGCTTTAAccaatttttattaaattatttattttatcaaatatcATACCTACGACGCCATTTTCTCCCAAAATTCTATGGGAGTTTTAGGGGGATGAATAATACTTCAGCAGCTGCCTTAGCCCGCTCTTCCTCAGGTGAAGTGTTATTTGCCTCTGTCTGTTCTGGTCCGTTTGTGGATCCTGTGGTGGGAGAGGCTTTGGCTCTCCGGTTGGGTGTTCTTGATTGTTTGAAGTTTCAGTTTCGAGATGTTCATTTTGAGGGTGATGCTTTGATTGTGATAAATGCGATAGTGAAGCCTCCGTTGGTTTCACATTGGGcgattgaaaatttagttgatgATATCAGGTGTAGTTTGCAGGAGATTTCGCATTGGAGTATCACAAAGGTTAGCAGGCGTCAAAACACTTGGGCGGATGGTCTCGCCAAATGGGCTGCGGCTAGGAATCTCTCCGGCAGCATTCCCAGTCATTTTCTCCCGAGGTTGCAGTTATGGTTAGATACCAAACATGACCCTCCTGACCACTGTTTtggtctcttttcttcttttggttagTTCTGTATGtgcctgacaaaaaaaaaaaaaaaaaaaaaaaggctaagcTTTAAccaatttttattaaattatttattttatcaaatatcATACCTACGACGCCATTTTCTCCCAAAATTCTTCCACTCCCTCCTAATTGATTATGAAGCATCGGGGCAATCGTGGATGACGAGCGACGACCCACGAACGGCGACCACGAACGACGACGACGACCCACGAACGGCGACGACCCAAGTGAATCCTTACATGGAAGACCACTCTCAGGTCATTTTCAAATTGCCTTTTGAACTTTGTGAAACTTAGTTGCAAATACTCCCCTGTTTTGTATGCTCTGAAGCAAAATAGTATATAATGGTTCATTTATGTGTAGTTTATTGTAATATAGTGTGCAAGATCCCCCTTTGCTTTCGTTCCCCTTTCCATATTTCATATTATTATTGAAAATCCAATTTTTTAGTGGTTTGTGGTTTTCTTAATGATATTACAGGTTGTGAACATGATGGTCGATAGTGAGAAAGATTGGACACCTTACATGGACATGGAATTTGATACACttgatgaggcttgggagcattGGTGCCATTATGGAAAACAAGTTGGATTCTCGACAAGAAAGAGTTTTTTAAATAGAAGCAAGTTAGATGAAAAGGTTACAACAAGGGGATTCGTATGTTCTAAACATGGTGTCCGTTTAGAAGACAAACGCAGGGTTCATAACAGCCATAGAGATGAGACAAGAACGAATTGTCATGCAAGGCTACTTGTTCGATTGAAACGAGAAAGTGGTAAGTATGTAGTATATGATTTTGTCGCTGAACATACTCATCAACTTCACCTTCCACAAACCAAGAGGTTTTATGGAGTTGAACGCAAGGCGAAAAGCTACGAAGAAAAAGTCTTTTACACGTCAAGCTGCTCAGGTGAtctaattaaattttatacttGACAATATTTTTTGAAGCTCTCTTGTCTGTGTGTAGTAAACTAATATTGGTTTTTGTTGTGCTAGGATCCTCGTAGCTCAACTCAAGTGGCTAGTTCTAGTTGTACTCCTCGGGATGTTGGAGGATTGGTACAACTTATTTGATTTGTTCATTTTTATTTCCTGAATTTGTATCCTATTACTGATAAGGTGAACTTGGTTTTTAATTGTAGGAAAATCTGAACCCCAATATGCCATCTCTTTATGCTTCTAATCCTCAACAAAATGCACAAGGAGTGATATTTGATTAGCATGTTCAAAGAGTGGTATGAAAACAAGTTGACTAGTTATTCTGCTTGATGGCTTATGTAAAAAGTTATACTAATATAACATTGCTTTCTGATATCAAGATGAAACATCATCATGTCATACAGTTTCTATCGTATTTTGTCACAGGATACTCCAAGCTCAAATGGTGTAGCATTTTATGGTTATAATCCCCAAAGAAATGTGCAAGGATTGGTATTattaatttgtatattttttgttctttcattatTATATCATAATCTAACATCCagctatttttctttcattattgACAATATTAGGGGCAATTACATATAATGGAGCAACCTCATCCAGGTTATACTATCAATCAACAAAGTATGCAAAGGATGAATTTTGGAACTTTTCAGTACAGATAAAAAGAAGGAACTAATTTAGGAGGCTTGGGCACTTGGGTGTTGAAGATGCAAGGATTTTGAAAATGCAATCATGGATGCAGTACTGATTGACTATTGAaatagattttcttttgttctcaaGACTAGTTACTCTAAAGATTAAGTGTTTGCTTATTCCATTGAACCATTTAAACATATGAAATGGATGTGCCTGAACATAGACTTCTCAGTTTTGTGTGTGCCTGAAATGGATGTTCCTGAACATATGAAATAGATTGCCTTTTGTGATGGAAGACTTGTTCCTGCAATGATGAAGAGTTTGCTTATTCCATTGTATGTGTCAAAAGTTAGACTCTTCAAGAGATTATACTTGTCAGTTATGTGCAAAAACTTAacatgtacaaaacttgaagcCTCTGTCATTGTACCTAAACTATACATAGAAAATAGTACACATTTAGCCAAATTGCAGTTGTGCCTATATGCAGAGTATACTGCCATTGTGCCTATATGCAGAGTATCCTGCCATTGTGCCTCAAACCATACACATGAAATTATCTTTCACAGTTCACAGTAGGACTAGGAATCAAGTCCGTCCTCCAAAAACCACGTTGATCCCTAACCAATTTTGACCTTAGCTAAACAATTATCAAAAATTTCCCCAAATCagaaaaaccctagaaaaattGAAAACGCCAAATAACTCCTTCAATCTCGAACCACAAGCTCCCATCCTTCCACACTCgctttccttctctctcccAGCTTCGAGACTCGACAAATCTGTAGATTTTTGAAGGAGCAAAACGGTTGTGTTCTTGAGAGTGGGTCGCGCTATGCTACTCATGACAGTGATCGTCGTAGCCTTCGCCGGTGAGAATGGTCTCCGATTGTGTTGCGTCCGTCGCCGTGACCTTTGTTGTAGGTTTCGCTGGTGAGAATGGTCACCGATTGTCATGTGTCCCTATACTTGTTGATAAGAGGAGTTCTCTCGTTGAAATGGAGAACAAATTTGGAATTTGGGAAAAAATGATAGACCTGAGTTTTGAGAGAAAAGGCTTGtgattttaatttaataaaaattggTTAAAGCTCAGCCATTAGATCTGATGAATGGTCATGATTTAAAAAATTCCACATAATTTCAAAATTCCAATTCCAACCCCCCATCCCGTTCCATTTAAGGTTTTTGTCAGTATTAGGCGACTTACTACTACGAGATTGGAAAAGCAAGCACTCCCTGTGTTCACATTCCCCAATCGGATTTGGTCCTAATgaagtatttatttttattttattttttatgatctGACGGTTAAAAACTTAACAGGTCTAATAATCGGTGTTTTATGCAGCAGTTCTCCCCCCAATCCATCTGAGAGAATTTTATGCAGCAGAAGAATAGAATACAATCCACCAACCAAAGATAAAATCTAAAAGAAGATAATATACATCAACCCGAACCCGAACCCGATCCCGATCCCGATCCCGATCAATCTAACTGTAAACCAAAAAGGAAGCAGCTGGAGATAGAAGAACATGACCCGCCCCAAACAGATAACCCAATGACAGAACAAAAGACCTGCCAGATTAAGAAGACCCAAAGCACATAGCTACAATCGAGAAGCCCATAAGAAAGTGAGACCCCTGGGGCAACCTAAAAACAATTTTGAACAGCTCCAGAACGCACCATTAACACCCAAACTTAAAGAGAATAAAGACAACAAGTGAGGGCAATACAACTAAAGCCTCCATAGGCGAAAAAAAGCAGCCTTTGCAGCCCTTCAATCAGAGTACGAACCCAAACCGATATAGAGCAAATTAAGAGTCAAAACAATTAGTTGAACATCCCAATCAAGTAGTTCTCTTGAGTTTTGGTTCGGTTCTCTACATACCCATGAGATCGGAGACATGAAACAATCGCATAAACGCACCTGATGATCAGTGGATTTATGGAGAACATCGTATAGATATGCATGAACTGAACCGAACGAAAACTCTTCAGTAGCCATCTGTATCTGTAAATCTGTGAGACGCACATCATGAATTAAAGCCGGGTGATTTACAGAGGCGTTATTTAAATCGTGCAGGCTGCAGAGGGCCGGAGAAGAAGAGGAGTGGAATGGAAGAGTCGTCAATTAGACCATTATTTCAGCCCAACTTCGATTTAATTCaattaaatttaaaacaaaatacaCGTGGCAATCAAACCATGTATATTAAACACCAATGCTTAATcacatatattaaaaaaaaacaaaaattaagacACACAACCCTAAATATTATTTTCCCTTACATGAAGACACACAACCCTAAATATATTTTCCCTTACATGAACATTTAGGCACAAAGGAAGCAGCTGGAGATAGCACAAACATGAATTCATAAAACTTGGGAGACACTTTGACTAATTCTTGGGAACATACCCAATGACAGCACCAAAAACCTTCACGGGTTTCTCCACTTCAATTTTGTACGGTGATTCTCCGGTGAGTGGGTTCGCAATCTCTTGATAAAAGTTGACTTTGTCGCCAATTTGAATCTTCTTGAGTCTAACAAAGGCAAGCCAACCCCTTGACAGAACCGGTTTTGGGTGGCCTTTCTTGCGAGTGGAGCAACCGAACCTCCATGGAATGCCATTACTATCCATGGCATGGAAACCAACCGCTCGACGACGACGACCACCAACCATGAATGATGGCAAAGACCTGAGGCTTTTCGTCGGAAATGACATCCTCTTCTCAGTGTCAGTTTTGGTCAGTATTTTTGAGAACATGAACCTTGCCATATTAATTTGTGATTCACTTAGCCTTCTAAGCGCGCAGTTAAGAGTTGGTCACGAAGGCTATAAATAGCACCACACACGGACACAccactcaaaagtcaaaactcagTTGTTGGGTCGACCTCTCTCAAAACACAGTTGTGAGATCGCCTTTATCAAAATTTATTTGTGGGGTTTACCTCTCCCAAAAAGGAATCGAGCTCCACCTATTCGGCTATCCCTCTCAAAACACAGTTGTGGGGTCTACCTCCCCCCAAAAAGAATCCAGCTCCATCTATTCGGCTATCCCTCTCAAAAcggcaaaagagtacttttcatccctcaactattggtcgggtttcattttcgtcccttaacttttttttttccctttttcgtcccccaactatgggaaagtaccatgtttgtccctcgaataaatccggccattgaaaaatcctacgtggcatcatattgttcgtcagatcagatttttcccaacttcaatctcacttgaaaggacgaaaatgatacttttcaatagttgagggacgcaaatgggagaaaaaaaagcttagggacaaaaatgaaactcgccccatagttgagggacgaaaagtatctttttgccctCTCAAAACACAGTTGTGGGGTCTACCTTTCTCAAAAACATTTGTGGGGTCTACCTCCCCCAAAAACGAATCCAGCTACCCCTCTCAAAACACAGTTGTGGGGTCTAcaactctcaactctcaaaactgttttctgtttttgaaaattcaaatgagattgaaaattcgtttggtTGGGTATTTTTAGAAactgttttgtaaaattgaaaactgtttttgatttttaaaaactaaaaaaccaaaactgttatttgaagttttgtaaaattcttttctgttttctctttcatctttcctctttctccatgcaaaatcctctaccaaatgaattttgttttcatcattatttcttaaaattgttttcaaaatctaatcttaaaatcagtttttgaaagcaaaaaaccaaaaccatttccaaacacaccctacGTCTCTCAAAACTCCTCTGTGGAGCTACCTCTCTCAAAACTCATTTGTGGGGTCTAcagaaataaaaatgaaattattcaAATTCTCTCTCTGCATCTCCCTACTTCCTCGTGGTTGCGTGCTATAGAAGAACCGGACATAAAAATGGCCCCACAAACTAAAACCGTTGGATTTTCTTGGCAATTCAGGGCCAATGCAACCAAcatattatatgtatttttgtTAACTCATATTTTGCACCCACTGAGGGTCAAAATTCTAATTCAACCCCAAAATTCAATATTCTTGATCTCTCGCCACAtccattattctttatttttttttgctaggaTGCAAGTTCACCGACTGAGAACaatcacaccaaaaaaaaaatagtatctAACAATTAAATTCACATTCTTGGTATAAGCCCATTTAATTAATGGTGAGGTGATTCCTAATTTCCAATCCCAAATGGAGCTCAATGGGCATACGCAAGACCACGTTAGCAAATAGTACTATTTAATCTATATTTTGACAAATAGTGTCCGTTTGGACGTGTTGTGAACTGTTGTGCGGTGTTATAAGGTCTAAAACTGTGATGCTGTACGGTTAATTCAAACGCGAAgctgtttgacgcatcacttttaaaaatgtggtgtgatgcTGTGAGATGCATTTGgcttacggttatattagatgactaataatattaaaataaaattacttaacgtttacattgtacattaatctaaaataaaataatggacttaatttgattacgtgggacaattcaacatatattgtaaagcgtttgggagtgcagAAACACATGTATGATGAGAAATTATGCATGACATACTATTCCATCCATCTTAGCTAAttaagattttgattttgataacCTTACTTGTATCCTTAAGTGAAAAATCATATTTATCAAATCAAGTAGAAAATTAGCAGTTTATCACCAACTTTAAATTTACACCATTCGGGACATATGATAATTACATTTCTCTTGTATCCCTATGTGTCAACGTCACCAAGGCCCTAGCTAGTTGATTGTGAAAATTATGAAGTTTTAAGATCTatcattaattttgattgttaattatctaaaatctaaaagaaaattttttttacagctTTTCTTACATTAATATGCAGCTTTAATATTAAACCATGCCCATTAATGATTAGACTCTCGTGGTTTATAAAATTTTGCGACTATGATAAGAACATGAAACATAATCCTCTCAATCACGTCCATTATTCTTTGCTTTTTTCTATTAGGCATGTATTACATATagtaggggtggcaaaactctGTCTGGTCTGAATGTTCGAATATATTCGACCCggattaaattaaatttgaacataagttatatgtccgaaatctgggtcaaacacaaaatttttgtctgaCTTAAAACCGTGTATGgatccaaacaaagaaatcttgtttgatttacttgtccggaccaTCACCCGGATTATGttattgtccggatttaaaccaatccggatttatacaattaagtacgtccgaaatttAATACAGGTTTGGTCACCAACTGAGAACaatcacaccaaaaaaaaaagtatctaaCAATTAAATATAGTAATACACATTCCTGATATAAGCCCATTTAATTGTTGAGGTGATTCTTGATTTCTAATCCCAATTGGGCTCAATGGGTATTACTCAAGCCCACATAGCAAAGCCTATATTTTGGGCTTTAATTAGCAGCTTCATACATTAATCCAGCCCATAGTCACTAAACTTTGAAATCTAACAAAAATGTGACCTAACTAAACTAAAGAGTGAGTCGATTTTTGCACACCCACTCAAACACACTTACTCAACATACCTCAAAAATTTCTTTAACACGTACACTGAGTTTTGcaaattacccttaaaaatatattaatgacATACCTATTAAAATCCTA
Protein-coding regions in this window:
- the LOC119997020 gene encoding protein FAR1-RELATED SEQUENCE 5-like, with amino-acid sequence MTSDDPRTATTNDDDDPRTATTQVNPYMEDHSQVVNMMVDSEKDWTPYMDMEFDTLDEAWEHWCHYGKQVGFSTRKSFLNRSKLDEKVTTRGFVCSKHGVRLEDKRRVHNSHRDETRTNCHARLLVRLKRESGKYVVYDFVAEHTHQLHLPQTKRFYGVERKAKSYEEKVFYTSSCSGSS